One region of Balaenoptera ricei isolate mBalRic1 chromosome 5, mBalRic1.hap2, whole genome shotgun sequence genomic DNA includes:
- the RASL11B gene encoding ras-like protein family member 11B, with protein MRLIQNMCTIAEYPAPGSVAAADCCLGAAGRRLVKIAVVGASGVGKTALVVRFLTKRFIGDYERNAGNLYTRQVQIEGETLAIQVQDTPGIQVHENGLSCTEQLNRCIRWADAVVIVFSITDYKSYELTGPLHQHVQQLHPGTRLPVVVVANKADLLHIKQVDPQLGLQLASMLGCSFYEVSVSENDNDVYNAFHVLCKEVSHKQQPSGTPEKRRTSLIPRPKSPNMQDLKRRFKQALSAKVRTVTSV; from the exons ATGCGCCTCATTCAGAACATGTGCACTATCGCCGAGTACCCCGCCCCGGGCAGCGTAGCCGCCGCCGATTGCTGCCTGGGGGCGGCAGGCCGCCGCCTGGTCAAGATCGCAGTGGTGGGCGCCAGTGGCGTGGGCAAGACAG CTCTGGTGGTCCGGTTCCTCACCAAACGATTCATCGGTGACTATGAAAGAAATGCAG GTAATCTCTATACCAGACAAGTCCAAATAGAAGGTGAAACCCTGGCTATTCAGGTTCAAGACACTCCAGGTATTCAG GTCCACGAGAACGGCCTGAGCTGCACCGAGCAGCTGAATAGATGCATCCGCTGGGCAGACGCCGTGGTGATCGTCTTCTCTATCACCGACTACAAGAGCTACGAACTCACCGGCCCGCTCCACCAGCACGTGCAGCAGCTGCACCCGGGCACTCGGCTGCCCGTGGTCGTCGTGGCCAACAAGGCCGACCTGCTGCACATCAAGCAGGTGGACCCTCAGCTCGGACTGCAGCTGGCCAGCATGCTGGGCTGCTCCTTCTACGAGGTGTCCGTCAGCGAGAACGACAACGACGTCTACAACGCTTTCCACGTGCTGTGCAAGGAAGTGAGTCACAAACAGCAGCCCAGTGGCACGCCGGAGAAGCGACGGACCTCCCTCATCCCCAGGCCCAAGTCCCCCAACATGCAGGACCTGAAGAGGAGGTTCAAGCAAGCCCTCTCTGCCAAAGTCAGGACTGTCACCTCTGTCTGA